The following proteins are co-located in the Thermodesulfobacteriota bacterium genome:
- a CDS encoding NADH-quinone oxidoreductase subunit M, producing the protein MESIFSGNLSLILFFPLVGIPLVLLLSYAGKDQEKMKIGALVVAVIEFLISIPLFTNFELGFAGMQFETKIPWLTGLGVSYHVGIDGISILLVMLTTFLMPITLLSTWNSIHKGMREFLVLMLFLETALLGTFVALDMILFFVFWEAVLIPMYFIIGIWGTDRRIYAALKFFLYTAFGSALMLIAIFYLYYLHIQQFGFPSMDALDFYKLKIPFSGILSPQGLAFFAFCLAFAIKVPMFPVHTWLPDAHVEAPTAGSVILAGILLKMGTYGFVRFLMPFFPDAVEAYLPVLIVLALIGIIYGAMVAFAQKDLKKLVAYSSVSHLGVVMLGVFVLNMQGMQGGIYQMVNHGISTGALFILVGMLYDRRHTKKIAEFGGLAKVMPLFAAFFLIATLSSIGLPLLNGFVGEFLVLLGAFEYNYKYAAIGTTGIILGAVYMLWAYQKVLLGPLENPENKNLKDASAREIIVLIPLAVMMFVMGIYPKPFLERMEPSVEALLRAKYPNSAVVIHQDERPPSDLPYQVSHE; encoded by the coding sequence ATGGAATCAATATTTAGCGGGAACCTGTCACTCATATTGTTCTTCCCCCTGGTAGGCATCCCCCTGGTTTTGCTGCTTTCGTACGCCGGCAAGGACCAGGAGAAGATGAAGATCGGGGCGCTCGTCGTCGCGGTAATCGAGTTCCTCATTTCGATCCCGCTTTTCACCAATTTCGAGCTCGGGTTCGCCGGGATGCAGTTCGAGACGAAGATTCCGTGGCTTACGGGGCTCGGGGTGAGCTATCACGTAGGCATAGACGGCATAAGCATACTCCTGGTCATGCTGACGACGTTCCTGATGCCTATAACGCTGCTCAGCACCTGGAATTCGATACACAAGGGCATGAGGGAGTTCCTCGTGCTTATGCTTTTTCTCGAAACTGCCCTTTTGGGGACGTTCGTCGCCCTCGATATGATCCTTTTCTTCGTGTTCTGGGAGGCGGTCCTCATACCGATGTATTTTATCATCGGCATATGGGGGACGGACAGGCGCATTTACGCCGCGCTCAAGTTCTTCCTTTACACGGCGTTCGGAAGCGCGCTGATGCTCATTGCTATCTTTTACCTCTATTACCTTCACATACAGCAGTTCGGCTTCCCGTCGATGGACGCGCTCGACTTTTACAAGCTCAAAATACCGTTCAGCGGCATACTCAGCCCGCAGGGGCTGGCGTTCTTCGCCTTCTGCCTCGCCTTCGCGATAAAGGTGCCGATGTTCCCCGTGCATACGTGGCTGCCCGACGCGCACGTCGAGGCCCCGACCGCGGGCAGCGTGATCCTGGCCGGTATCCTGCTGAAGATGGGTACGTACGGCTTCGTACGTTTCCTGATGCCGTTCTTCCCGGACGCCGTCGAAGCGTATCTGCCGGTGCTGATAGTGCTCGCGCTTATAGGGATCATCTACGGCGCGATGGTAGCCTTCGCGCAGAAGGACTTGAAGAAATTAGTCGCCTATTCGAGCGTGAGCCACCTCGGCGTCGTGATGCTCGGTGTGTTCGTCCTTAACATGCAGGGCATGCAGGGCGGCATATACCAGATGGTGAACCACGGTATTTCGACGGGAGCGCTCTTTATCCTGGTCGGGATGCTGTACGACAGGCGGCACACGAAGAAGATCGCCGAGTTCGGCGGCCTGGCGAAGGTGATGCCGCTCTTCGCGGCGTTCTTCCTGATTGCGACGCTGTCGTCTATAGGGCTCCCGCTCCTGAACGGTTTTGTCGGGGAGTTTCTCGTTCTCCTGGGCGCGTTCGAGTATAACTACAAGTACGCGGCCATAGGCACGACCGGCATAATCCTGGGCGCGGTTTACATGCTGTGGGCGTATCAGAAGGTGCTGCTCGGCCCGCTCGAAAACCCGGAGAACAAGAACCTCAAGGACGCGAGCGCGAGGGAGATAATCGTTCTTATCCCGTTAGCCGTCATGATGTTCGTGATGGGTATTTATCCCAAGCCCTTCCTCGAAAGGATGGAGCCTTCTGTCGAGGCGCTGCTGAGGGCGAAGTATCCGAATAGCGCCGTCGTCATACACCAAGACGAGCGCCCGCCCTCGGATCTACCTTATCAAGTATCTCACGAATAA
- a CDS encoding MoxR family ATPase, whose translation MNEELHTNDAGTVNEIARVRGEIVNEIGKVIVGQEKVVDLLLISLMSSGHSLFVGVPGLAKTLLVSTLSDVLSLKFNRVQFTPDLMPSDITGSEVLERDQISDKRFFRFIHGPIFCNILLADEINRASPKTQAALLQAMQEKRVTVGGETYPIASPFLVFATQNPIEQEGTYPLPEAELDRFMFQIDVTYPSYEEEVKIVQTTTGTYNPVLSKILDSNKILEYQELIHRVPVPDHVAAYAVRVARATRPEDPNTPEAVRQGVSWGVGPRASQYLILGSKTRAVLDGRFTPSTEDVDAIAGPVLKHRIVLNFRAEAEGIKPEDIIREILDKVDPRAGARLGV comes from the coding sequence ATGAACGAAGAATTACACACAAACGACGCCGGAACTGTAAATGAGATAGCCCGCGTACGCGGCGAGATAGTAAACGAGATAGGCAAGGTCATAGTCGGGCAGGAAAAGGTGGTAGACCTCCTCTTGATCTCGCTCATGTCCTCCGGGCACTCCCTCTTCGTCGGCGTCCCCGGACTCGCGAAAACCCTGCTCGTGAGCACCCTCTCCGACGTCCTCAGCCTGAAGTTCAACCGCGTTCAGTTCACGCCCGACCTCATGCCCTCCGACATCACCGGCTCGGAAGTCCTCGAAAGGGACCAGATATCCGACAAACGGTTTTTCAGGTTTATCCACGGCCCGATATTCTGCAACATCCTCCTCGCCGACGAGATAAACAGGGCGTCCCCGAAAACGCAGGCCGCGCTCCTTCAGGCGATGCAGGAAAAACGCGTTACGGTCGGCGGTGAGACGTATCCCATAGCCTCGCCGTTCCTCGTCTTCGCGACGCAGAACCCGATAGAGCAGGAAGGCACCTATCCGCTGCCCGAGGCAGAGCTCGACAGGTTCATGTTCCAGATAGACGTCACCTATCCGTCCTACGAAGAAGAGGTGAAGATAGTCCAGACGACCACGGGCACGTATAATCCCGTTCTCTCGAAGATACTCGACTCGAACAAGATCCTCGAATACCAGGAGCTCATACACAGGGTCCCCGTCCCGGACCACGTCGCGGCCTACGCCGTACGGGTCGCGAGGGCTACCCGCCCCGAAGACCCGAACACCCCCGAAGCCGTAAGGCAGGGGGTTTCGTGGGGCGTCGGGCCCAGGGCCTCCCAATACCTCATACTCGGCAGCAAAACCCGCGCCGTCCTCGACGGGAGGTTCACACCCTCCACCGAAGACGTGGACGCCATAGCCGGTCCGGTCCTTAAACACAGGATAGTCCTCAACTTCAGGGCCGAGGCCGAGGGAATAAAGCCCGAAGATATTATTCGTGAGATACTTGATAAGGTAGATCCGAGGGCGGGCGCTCGTCTTGGTGTATGA